Proteins encoded in a region of the Prochlorothrix hollandica PCC 9006 = CALU 1027 genome:
- a CDS encoding OmpA family protein, giving the protein MQLDFDPSEPQTEEDNSIFLSVGDLMSGLLMIFALLFSIVFIQYQVAIQEQKRLLKEAEQLKQQVEQYEKAFRELPLLLRTQLEAELGTGGFEVDPETGDLIIADKILFDENVTTLKPAGQAFLRQFIPVYSNIIFSLPPEIAGQITAISLEGSTSSSGPDQDNMDVSLSRASSVYQYIFNDPTFPNFPTKAQLRQRILVAGRGEIDANQQTIIASDRRVTFQFQVRPPTLADFTQSATPPVPAPTTP; this is encoded by the coding sequence ATGCAGCTTGATTTTGACCCCAGCGAACCCCAAACCGAAGAAGATAATTCTATCTTCTTAAGTGTCGGTGATTTGATGTCAGGATTGCTGATGATTTTTGCCCTACTCTTTAGCATTGTTTTTATTCAGTACCAAGTCGCAATTCAAGAGCAAAAGCGGCTTCTGAAAGAGGCAGAACAACTCAAGCAACAGGTGGAGCAGTATGAAAAAGCCTTTCGGGAGTTGCCCCTGCTGCTGCGCACTCAACTGGAGGCAGAATTGGGCACGGGAGGATTTGAAGTTGATCCAGAGACTGGCGATCTCATTATTGCTGATAAAATTCTCTTTGATGAAAATGTCACCACCCTCAAACCTGCGGGCCAAGCTTTTTTGCGTCAGTTTATCCCGGTCTATAGCAACATCATCTTTAGCCTACCGCCAGAGATTGCTGGCCAAATTACAGCCATTTCCCTCGAAGGTTCCACAAGTTCCTCTGGTCCCGACCAGGACAATATGGATGTCAGCCTCAGCCGCGCTTCTTCGGTTTATCAATATATTTTCAATGATCCAACCTTTCCCAACTTTCCAACCAAGGCCCAACTGCGCCAACGAATTCTGGTGGCTGGTCGCGGCGAAATTGATGCGAACCAACAAACCATTATTGCTAGCGATCGACGGGTCACTTTCCAATTCCAAGTCCGTCCCCCAACCCTAGCCGACTTCACCCAATCAGCCACCCCCCCTGTCCCTGCTCCAACAACCCCATGA
- a CDS encoding TIGR02921 family PEP-CTERM protein, whose amino-acid sequence MGNCPVMASPWGKSGRFSLGLVITGTARDRPPLGIITRDLDQDPPVQGRSPRLPLLSFPPEHPVNTLTAKSGLNAAAYLTFWMWNLMFLSWAYLLLLPLLGIELVQATLQGALPTSFSLSLLGLVLIPTAASIAGGKGRFRTWPALLMRLFYGVELPLFGLCLLRLFILRELNPISAGFLVFLAWAMVSFALEIAVGYAAQRPLLATVQLVSQSVVLLLGLYGGTLLLLYVIPSLCGLGYSVITALPSILSFRWLGDFLRELVRYPTILFSITLGGMLLLFSCTLFVILPFAFCHLYTQSWWRIAQAYGKQHGRKGAMAVTGTVAIVATLLFTASVQTPQSQVQAFAQLGLRDQGDVDTALVSRLGEPVTGSADFSAAAVVENLDSIRAGLLNAYLHRYRYLSPQNQVDGLAFFYEETTALRPSIIQALQHFHNYLIAPFLYQGQADDPEVAATVYAQIFDTPIQRGERQAIQAALQATWNRDEVQAGLLNINQQVIPLTLQQVTVTPQGEWGTVEIQERYENPTWQDEEIFYSFALPETAVITGLWLGDDENPRRYPGVVASRGAAQQVYTQEVQRQVDPALLEQVGPRQYRLRVFPVPAQALDNEPGHARMVLRYQVLQTPEGWPLPQLTERRNVFWNRKTVRERQDQPLKARDWDPDYGWFEPTLALAEPTTPTTHQITLEQHRITATPAADLPTAAPIDPSSALAVVIDGSYSMTHHRQELAQSLETLQTLNPGALDVYLTAATGGTPQVLDSLSPQAVATLPFYGTLSLAEMVQQFEDLQATQPHLAQAQADSGDRPPHYTGIILLTDEGSYELETDRPTLAIPPAPLWLVHLGGILPAAYEDSLITALDSSRGGVTTAVETALERLRRDSAAGSELRLVDGYGWQVQPLAPGAPGAATPEADPSFAPLAARQLILYQSRHSAMTQLASLDAVHRLAQAHHIVSPYSSLLALVNDRQREDLAAAEQQDDRFDREVETGEETLTDPSNPVSTNAIPETGTLLGITLGSVLLLGILRRRSRSSLLDP is encoded by the coding sequence GTGGGAAATTGTCCGGTCATGGCCAGCCCCTGGGGTAAATCAGGGCGGTTTAGCCTGGGCCTTGTTATAACGGGGACAGCCCGCGATCGCCCCCCCCTGGGGATCATCACCAGAGACTTGGATCAAGATCCCCCGGTCCAGGGGCGATCGCCCCGGTTGCCGTTGCTGTCCTTCCCCCCAGAACACCCCGTGAACACGCTGACCGCCAAATCTGGTCTCAATGCCGCCGCCTATCTCACCTTCTGGATGTGGAACCTGATGTTCCTGTCCTGGGCCTATCTGCTGCTGCTGCCCCTGTTGGGCATAGAGCTAGTGCAAGCCACCCTGCAAGGAGCCTTACCCACCAGCTTTAGCCTCAGCCTCCTGGGGTTAGTGCTGATCCCCACCGCCGCCAGCATTGCCGGTGGCAAAGGCCGCTTTCGGACATGGCCCGCCCTGTTGATGCGCCTGTTTTATGGGGTAGAACTGCCCCTCTTTGGTCTCTGCCTGTTGCGTTTATTTATTTTGCGGGAATTAAACCCCATCTCTGCGGGATTTCTGGTATTTCTGGCCTGGGCCATGGTCAGCTTCGCCCTAGAGATTGCGGTGGGGTATGCCGCCCAGCGTCCCCTGTTGGCCACGGTGCAACTGGTGAGCCAAAGCGTTGTCCTGCTGTTGGGGCTGTATGGGGGCACCCTGCTGCTGTTATATGTCATTCCCAGCCTCTGTGGCCTGGGCTATAGCGTTATCACCGCCTTACCCTCGATTTTGTCCTTTCGCTGGCTGGGGGACTTTCTTCGGGAATTGGTGCGCTATCCCACCATCCTGTTTTCCATCACCTTAGGGGGGATGTTGCTGCTCTTTAGCTGCACCCTGTTTGTGATCCTGCCCTTTGCCTTCTGCCACCTCTATACCCAATCCTGGTGGCGCATTGCCCAAGCCTATGGCAAACAGCACGGGCGCAAGGGAGCCATGGCGGTGACCGGAACGGTGGCGATCGTGGCCACTCTCCTGTTTACGGCCAGCGTGCAAACGCCCCAATCCCAGGTGCAAGCCTTTGCCCAGTTGGGGCTACGGGACCAGGGGGACGTTGACACAGCCCTAGTGTCCAGGCTGGGGGAACCGGTCACAGGGTCCGCTGATTTCTCGGCGGCGGCGGTGGTGGAGAATTTGGACAGCATTCGCGCCGGTCTTCTCAATGCCTATCTGCATCGCTATCGCTACCTCAGTCCCCAGAACCAGGTGGATGGTTTAGCCTTTTTCTATGAAGAAACCACAGCCCTACGCCCCAGCATCATCCAAGCCCTCCAACACTTCCATAATTACCTGATTGCGCCTTTTCTCTACCAAGGTCAGGCTGATGACCCGGAAGTGGCCGCAACGGTTTACGCCCAAATCTTTGACACCCCCATCCAGCGGGGGGAGCGGCAGGCCATCCAAGCCGCCCTCCAGGCCACCTGGAACCGGGATGAAGTGCAGGCGGGCTTGCTGAACATTAACCAACAGGTGATCCCCCTGACCCTGCAACAGGTCACCGTCACCCCCCAGGGGGAGTGGGGCACCGTGGAGATCCAGGAGCGCTATGAAAACCCCACTTGGCAGGATGAGGAAATTTTCTACAGTTTTGCCCTGCCGGAAACGGCGGTGATCACCGGGTTGTGGTTGGGGGATGACGAGAACCCCCGCCGCTATCCTGGGGTGGTGGCCAGCCGAGGCGCAGCCCAGCAGGTCTATACCCAGGAGGTGCAGCGCCAGGTGGATCCGGCCCTCTTGGAGCAGGTGGGTCCCCGCCAGTATCGGTTGCGGGTGTTTCCGGTGCCTGCCCAGGCATTGGATAATGAACCAGGTCATGCCCGCATGGTGCTGCGCTATCAGGTGTTGCAAACCCCGGAGGGCTGGCCCTTGCCCCAACTGACGGAGCGGCGCAATGTCTTCTGGAACCGGAAAACGGTACGGGAGCGCCAGGATCAACCCCTCAAGGCACGGGACTGGGATCCGGATTATGGCTGGTTTGAGCCAACCTTGGCCCTGGCAGAACCCACTACCCCCACAACCCACCAAATTACCCTAGAACAGCACCGCATTACGGCCACTCCCGCCGCTGATCTACCCACGGCAGCGCCGATCGACCCGTCCTCAGCCCTAGCGGTGGTCATTGATGGTTCCTACAGCATGACCCACCATCGCCAGGAGTTGGCCCAAAGTCTGGAGACCTTGCAAACCCTGAATCCTGGAGCCTTGGACGTTTACCTGACGGCGGCGACGGGGGGAACCCCCCAGGTTTTGGACTCCCTCAGTCCCCAGGCCGTGGCGACCCTGCCCTTCTATGGCACCCTGTCCCTGGCGGAGATGGTGCAACAGTTTGAGGACTTGCAGGCCACTCAACCGCACCTAGCCCAGGCCCAAGCTGACAGCGGCGATCGCCCCCCCCACTACACTGGGATTATCCTGCTCACCGATGAGGGCAGTTATGAATTAGAGACCGATCGCCCTACCCTGGCTATCCCCCCGGCTCCCCTGTGGTTGGTACACCTGGGGGGGATTTTGCCCGCAGCCTATGAGGACTCCCTGATCACGGCCCTAGACAGCAGTCGCGGCGGGGTGACCACAGCAGTGGAGACGGCCCTGGAGCGGTTACGTCGGGACAGTGCGGCGGGTTCAGAGCTGCGCTTGGTGGATGGCTATGGGTGGCAGGTACAGCCCCTAGCTCCCGGTGCACCAGGGGCGGCGACTCCTGAGGCGGATCCCAGCTTTGCTCCCCTGGCGGCGCGGCAACTGATTCTCTACCAAAGCCGCCACAGCGCCATGACCCAGTTGGCCAGTTTGGATGCGGTCCATCGCCTCGCCCAAGCCCACCATATTGTCAGTCCCTACTCGTCCCTGTTGGCCTTGGTCAACGATCGCCAGCGGGAGGATTTAGCCGCCGCTGAACAACAGGACGATCGCTTCGATCGGGAAGTGGAAACCGGCGAAGAAACCCTCACCGATCCCAGTAACCCGGTGTCCACCAATGCCATCCCGGAAACCGGTACGTTACTGGGCATTACCCTGGGTTCCGTCTTGTTGTTGGGGATCTTACGACGGCGATCGCGATCCTCCCTGCTCGATCCTTAG
- a CDS encoding type II toxin-antitoxin system VapC family toxin has translation MAFLLDTHVFLWYLSNNPSLSQKAKEIVDTKSDLFFSVASLWEIVIKINVGKLQLDCSFESFLDHVSVMNAEIIPIEIESLKIYLNLPLSPEHRDPFDRILVAQAMDYSLDIVSRDEKFDSYPIQRVWA, from the coding sequence ATGGCATTTCTTCTAGATACTCATGTTTTTCTTTGGTACCTATCAAACAATCCTAGCTTAAGTCAAAAAGCTAAAGAGATAGTAGATACCAAGTCAGATTTGTTTTTTAGTGTGGCAAGTCTCTGGGAGATCGTAATCAAAATCAATGTTGGCAAACTTCAGCTTGACTGTTCTTTTGAGAGCTTTTTGGATCATGTCTCGGTGATGAATGCTGAAATTATCCCGATCGAGATTGAAAGCCTAAAAATATACTTGAATTTACCCCTTTCTCCTGAACATCGAGACCCCTTCGATCGCATTTTAGTGGCCCAGGCGATGGATTACTCACTAGATATTGTAAGCCGTGACGAAAAGTTTGATTCTTATCCAATTCAGCGGGTATGGGCATGA
- the tadA gene encoding tRNA adenosine(34) deaminase TadA: MRVAHRLPIACLTLLYGYLTTVPMIDRPPSPDYPPTLIIPDPPFDHPQYLEHRRWMVRALALAAAAAAAGEVPVGAVVVGADGTLVAEGENRRERDHDPTAHAEIVALRRAGQRRQDWHLNDCTLYVSLEPCAMCAGAIVQGRVGCLVYGADDPKAGAVRSQLNLPDHGCSHHRLTVVPGILGRSAQAQLQQWFAQRRRSAPPSGSHSEESRP, from the coding sequence ATGAGGGTTGCCCATAGGTTGCCCATCGCCTGCCTGACCCTGCTCTACGGATACCTAACGACAGTGCCCATGATCGATCGCCCGCCGTCCCCGGATTATCCCCCAACCCTAATCATTCCCGATCCCCCCTTTGACCATCCCCAGTATCTGGAGCATCGGCGCTGGATGGTGCGGGCCTTAGCCTTGGCAGCAGCAGCAGCAGCGGCGGGGGAAGTGCCCGTGGGGGCGGTGGTGGTGGGGGCTGATGGCACCCTGGTGGCGGAGGGGGAAAACCGACGGGAACGGGATCATGACCCCACTGCCCATGCAGAAATTGTGGCCCTGCGGCGGGCGGGGCAACGGCGGCAGGACTGGCATTTGAATGACTGCACCCTCTATGTGTCGTTGGAACCCTGTGCCATGTGTGCCGGGGCGATCGTTCAGGGGCGGGTGGGCTGTTTGGTCTATGGGGCTGATGATCCCAAGGCGGGGGCGGTGCGATCGCAGCTTAACCTCCCGGATCACGGCTGTTCCCACCATCGGTTGACGGTGGTACCGGGAATTTTGGGGCGATCGGCCCAGGCCCAATTGCAACAGTGGTTTGCCCAACGGCGGCGATCGGCCCCCCCCTCTGGGTCTCATTCCGAGGAGTCCCGTCCCTGA
- a CDS encoding EH signature domain-containing protein, whose translation MILSLPPLSPQRPQQLIALAQQQQSQFQQIPSVDQVLEKLTQGHTNITPLEWYCCLKAKAEWDQQQSPDQQRHSATLIWRQIGQDSWLCIFLLRRLLDQCQSREQLCLAPSILDTVDTIYNQAWLGNQKDFVNLVYAVYQTLGKAVDQTTQHPVSALGPVAAQYRLNKGDYIAQLSKRLSLSWQDTNLLNLHFIEQAAIYFNHKIEHKSYQSSDEKWMTSCLNDPAVSKAELAIGITTILEAAPTNFSSTCPQLIELFIQLRWQQPELYNLLGDQAKIRLNALIGAANYTLFSELVDTLLKYSPIFQETEGSENKERNRIDMRRYFWSNYSDRFEAVKILVPPSSYQILEQANHDMNYIEKLDVSSVPAEEETEFCFFDFGNYIIAEPLRGTKDMYLFRDKVGKMLMEKPNLSLKQMGSVVSWRHDHMLLWQNFCERWLAIHKIFPNDGITKFRQDSENYHPYSRSQGMPRPSQEGIKKREEQLRRYK comes from the coding sequence ATGATTCTTTCCCTTCCTCCCCTTTCGCCCCAGCGCCCCCAACAACTCATTGCCCTCGCTCAACAACAGCAGAGCCAATTTCAGCAAATCCCTTCGGTCGATCAAGTTCTCGAAAAACTGACCCAAGGGCATACCAATATCACTCCGTTGGAATGGTATTGCTGTCTTAAAGCTAAGGCAGAATGGGATCAACAGCAGTCTCCCGATCAGCAACGGCACTCTGCAACTTTAATTTGGCGACAAATTGGCCAAGATTCCTGGCTTTGCATTTTTTTACTGCGTCGTTTGCTCGATCAGTGCCAAAGCAGAGAGCAACTTTGCCTTGCACCTTCAATTTTAGATACAGTAGATACAATTTATAATCAAGCTTGGCTGGGGAATCAAAAAGATTTTGTTAACTTAGTCTATGCTGTCTACCAGACCTTGGGTAAAGCAGTAGATCAAACTACACAGCACCCGGTCTCTGCTCTTGGGCCTGTTGCTGCACAGTACCGCCTCAATAAAGGTGACTATATTGCTCAGCTATCCAAAAGATTATCCCTCTCTTGGCAGGATACCAACCTGCTAAATCTACACTTTATCGAACAGGCTGCGATTTATTTTAATCACAAGATAGAACATAAAAGCTATCAGAGTAGTGACGAGAAATGGATGACTTCATGTTTGAATGATCCCGCAGTTTCTAAGGCAGAGCTTGCGATCGGGATAACTACAATTCTTGAAGCGGCTCCAACTAATTTTTCATCTACTTGTCCCCAGCTTATAGAACTATTTATTCAACTCCGTTGGCAGCAGCCCGAGCTATATAATCTCCTTGGCGATCAAGCTAAAATCAGACTCAATGCTTTAATCGGTGCTGCTAACTATACCCTATTCTCTGAGTTAGTAGACACCTTACTGAAATATTCTCCCATTTTTCAAGAAACAGAAGGTTCTGAAAATAAAGAACGTAATCGAATTGATATGCGGCGCTATTTTTGGTCTAACTATAGCGATCGCTTTGAAGCAGTTAAGATTTTAGTCCCTCCCAGTTCTTATCAGATTTTAGAACAAGCTAACCATGATATGAATTACATTGAAAAGCTAGATGTATCGAGTGTTCCCGCAGAAGAAGAAACGGAGTTCTGCTTCTTTGATTTTGGTAATTATATTATTGCAGAACCGCTACGAGGAACCAAGGATATGTATCTATTTCGAGATAAAGTGGGCAAGATGCTAATGGAAAAGCCAAATCTCTCCTTAAAGCAGATGGGTTCAGTTGTCTCTTGGAGACATGACCACATGTTGCTGTGGCAAAACTTTTGTGAGCGGTGGTTAGCTATACATAAAATTTTTCCTAATGACGGAATCACCAAGTTTCGACAAGATTCTGAAAACTATCATCCTTATAGTCGATCCCAGGGAATGCCTCGCCCTTCCCAAGAGGGGATAAAGAAGCGAGAAGAGCAGTTGAGAAGATACAAGTAA
- a CDS encoding Nif11-like leader peptide family natural product precursor: MSQPLNPTVSAFSQALERSPQHLERLRSFTSPLEVVTLAQDMGFELSPGDTKDLFQQAYLQWWSRIDPQFQPLFDTLRTDPALNHRHRDCKTPADVLALAAELGYPMTLAELQTLAAVALAQPGFSCEKLWFQSLGLGTV; the protein is encoded by the coding sequence ATGTCCCAGCCCCTTAACCCAACCGTGTCTGCTTTTTCCCAAGCCCTGGAACGATCGCCGCAACACCTGGAACGGCTGCGATCGTTCACCTCGCCCCTGGAGGTGGTGACTCTGGCCCAGGACATGGGGTTTGAGCTATCCCCTGGGGATACCAAAGATCTGTTCCAGCAGGCTTACCTTCAGTGGTGGAGTCGCATTGATCCCCAGTTTCAGCCCCTGTTTGACACCCTGCGCACTGATCCGGCCCTTAATCACCGCCACCGAGACTGTAAAACCCCCGCCGATGTGCTGGCTTTGGCGGCGGAGCTGGGTTACCCCATGACCCTGGCGGAGTTGCAAACCCTGGCGGCGGTGGCCCTGGCTCAGCCCGGTTTCAGTTGCGAAAAACTGTGGTTTCAGTCCCTGGGGCTGGGGACTGTCTAG
- the vapB gene encoding type II toxin-antitoxin system VapB family antitoxin yields MTVDVELLETLTQMPESLKQEVLHYAKYLNEKYSHSYTEEKPKKRRIIGSMKGTFNLPLPKDFDAPMELLDAEQKAALEKKYSYGSLAGKIMMSDDFDEPLEDLKDYI; encoded by the coding sequence ATGACTGTTGATGTAGAACTTTTAGAAACCCTAACTCAGATGCCAGAATCTCTTAAGCAAGAGGTTCTACATTATGCCAAGTACCTCAATGAGAAATATTCACATAGCTATACAGAAGAAAAGCCAAAAAAACGACGCATTATAGGTTCGATGAAAGGAACCTTTAACTTGCCACTACCAAAAGATTTTGATGCGCCGATGGAACTGCTTGATGCTGAACAGAAAGCAGCACTCGAAAAGAAGTATAGCTACGGTAGCTTGGCTGGAAAAATCATGATGTCTGATGATTTTGATGAACCCTTGGAAGATTTAAAGGATTATATATAA
- a CDS encoding AAA family ATPase: MLKTLSIENFRCFKRFELNPLGRINLLVGANNSGKSSILEAIYLLLNPNPLNGLYEVCIGRNEYSIEEDSRKLDQRPTRQLHIAHLLYNHDLSLGTSLKIATSLTDGTQPQLTLTVLNQDNLQESFDLDGFEPLSETLKLEINSLAYLAKPLDLRLSAQGMLSLEDLRRFPRQVTRDQVTRDQELHQQSKAIQVQLMRTLGLSIGETTDLFDKISLTPEEDLVTKTLQTIEPRLQRIASEGSTRRYPSDSFVRGGLKVRLEGQDQPIPIGSMGEGMWRMLGLALAIVNAKDGVLLVDEIDTGLHFTAMGEMWRMICQTAQDLNVQVFATTHSRDCWQSLAEVVQEGGLEAEQVFVHRIHPDREASVPFDGEELAIATEQDLEVR; the protein is encoded by the coding sequence ATGTTAAAAACCCTCTCGATCGAGAACTTCCGATGCTTCAAACGCTTTGAACTCAACCCCCTCGGTCGCATTAATCTCCTGGTTGGAGCCAATAACAGCGGCAAAAGTTCAATTTTAGAAGCAATTTACCTTTTGCTGAACCCGAATCCCCTTAACGGACTGTATGAGGTTTGCATCGGACGTAATGAGTATAGTATTGAAGAAGATTCCCGAAAGCTAGATCAGCGCCCCACAAGGCAGTTGCACATTGCCCACCTCCTGTATAATCACGACCTTTCCCTAGGCACCTCCCTCAAGATTGCCACTTCTCTCACCGATGGGACACAACCTCAACTCACTCTTACAGTCCTAAATCAGGATAATCTCCAGGAATCCTTTGATCTCGACGGTTTTGAGCCACTCAGCGAGACCTTAAAACTAGAAATCAACAGTTTAGCGTATCTTGCGAAGCCTCTAGATCTTAGGCTCTCTGCACAGGGGATGCTTTCCCTTGAAGACTTACGCCGCTTTCCGAGACAAGTGACAAGGGATCAAGTGACAAGGGATCAAGAGTTACACCAACAATCCAAGGCAATTCAGGTCCAGCTTATGCGCACCCTGGGGCTTTCGATCGGGGAAACAACGGATCTGTTTGACAAAATCAGTTTAACCCCGGAAGAAGATCTTGTTACCAAGACCTTACAGACCATTGAGCCGAGGTTACAACGGATTGCTTCTGAAGGCAGTACCAGACGTTACCCTAGTGACTCCTTTGTTAGAGGGGGTTTGAAGGTCAGACTGGAAGGGCAAGATCAGCCCATTCCGATCGGGAGTATGGGGGAGGGGATGTGGCGGATGTTGGGTTTGGCCCTGGCGATCGTCAATGCTAAAGACGGCGTGCTTTTAGTCGATGAGATTGATACCGGCCTGCATTTCACCGCCATGGGCGAAATGTGGCGCATGATCTGCCAAACAGCCCAGGATTTGAATGTCCAGGTTTTTGCAACCACCCACAGCCGTGATTGCTGGCAAAGTCTCGCTGAGGTCGTCCAAGAGGGTGGCCTTGAAGCAGAACAAGTCTTTGTGCATCGGATTCACCCCGATCGAGAAGCCAGTGTTCCCTTTGATGGCGAAGAACTCGCGATCGCCACTGAACAAGATCTGGAGGTGCGATAG
- a CDS encoding DUF3226 domain-containing protein → MANLTGNRPNQNRLIVEGVTEQRVIPELMEKNGVLWSQKQPPVDIKVSGGYEEITAKVISANLKTEGLKALGLIIDADENPQERWQSIRNRALTSIDDLPEDLPETGLIHETQRGIRFGVWIWQNPPGRQLHQALKEKIFQPSHPHAQRFVQWFQDLYRF, encoded by the coding sequence ATGGCTAACCTAACCGGAAATCGCCCTAATCAGAATCGGCTAATTGTTGAGGGAGTAACTGAACAGCGCGTTATTCCTGAGCTAATGGAGAAAAACGGCGTTCTATGGTCCCAAAAGCAGCCCCCTGTTGATATCAAGGTTTCAGGGGGATATGAGGAAATTACAGCCAAGGTAATCTCTGCGAACCTCAAAACTGAAGGTCTTAAAGCCCTAGGTCTTATCATTGATGCAGATGAAAATCCCCAGGAGCGTTGGCAGAGCATTCGGAATCGGGCCTTAACAAGCATTGATGACTTGCCAGAGGACTTGCCGGAAACGGGGCTGATTCACGAGACACAGCGGGGAATTCGGTTTGGGGTGTGGATATGGCAAAATCCCCCCGGTCGCCAGTTGCACCAAGCCCTGAAAGAAAAGATTTTCCAGCCCAGTCACCCCCACGCCCAGCGCTTTGTGCAGTGGTTTCAGGATCTCTATCGCTTTTAG